Proteins from a single region of Lysinibacillus sp. JNUCC-52:
- the trpA gene encoding tryptophan synthase subunit alpha, which translates to MTTLQQAIEQVNNAGNKAFVPYIMAGDGGLATLKPTILSLQNMGVTAIEVGIPFTDPVADGPTIEQAGERALAEGVTLRKVLEALASFRHQITVPLVVMTYFNPVLAYGLEQFAIACVAGGVKGIIVPDVPLEESEILRQTLNPHGVDVVQLVSLTSPPDRIARIAAASQGFVYAVTVNGITGARASFADDLEGHFARLRNMSPIPVLAGFGISTPQQVVSMSALGDGVIVGSTIVAALHEGNVAKVEALVAASKGTLETEIV; encoded by the coding sequence ATGACAACTTTACAGCAGGCAATTGAACAAGTGAACAACGCTGGTAATAAAGCATTTGTGCCCTATATTATGGCGGGAGATGGTGGACTTGCAACGTTAAAGCCGACGATTTTGTCCTTACAAAACATGGGAGTAACAGCCATTGAAGTTGGTATTCCTTTTACGGATCCAGTTGCTGATGGACCAACGATAGAGCAAGCAGGAGAACGGGCTTTAGCGGAAGGTGTAACATTGCGCAAAGTGCTAGAAGCGCTCGCTTCATTCCGTCATCAGATAACCGTTCCATTAGTCGTTATGACATATTTTAATCCAGTTTTAGCCTATGGTTTAGAGCAATTTGCCATTGCTTGTGTGGCAGGAGGGGTTAAAGGAATAATCGTACCTGATGTACCATTAGAAGAAAGTGAAATACTACGTCAAACTTTAAATCCCCACGGTGTTGATGTGGTGCAACTTGTATCGTTAACAAGCCCACCAGATCGAATTGCTCGTATAGCAGCAGCTAGTCAAGGCTTTGTTTATGCTGTTACGGTAAACGGTATTACTGGAGCACGCGCGAGCTTTGCAGATGATTTAGAAGGCCATTTCGCACGTTTGCGCAATATGAGTCCCATTCCTGTGTTAGCTGGCTTCGGTATTTCTACGCCACAGCAAGTAGTGAGCATGAGTGCCCTTGGTGATGGTGTCATTGTAGGCAGTACAATAGTGGCGGCTTTACATGAAGGAAATGTTGCGAAAGTCGAAGCATTAGTCGCTGCTTCAAAAGGAACGCTTGAGACTGAAATTGTTTGA
- a CDS encoding phosphoribosylanthranilate isomerase produces MTKVKICGLKEIQHVKAAVQAGADAIGFVFAPSKRQVSIAQAQQLAKHVPKGVMKIGVFVNPTPEELQKAVLGVPLDYVQYHGDETPDFIAQQGYPSIKALSIHGAEDVQAATNYDVDYYLFDAPGTEYKGGSGHTFDWTLLEAAGIQRDKLILAGGLKVENIQEALSLVSPSMVDISSGVETEGSKDTKKIEAFLQAVKRGRAL; encoded by the coding sequence ATGACGAAGGTGAAAATTTGTGGATTGAAAGAAATACAGCATGTGAAAGCGGCTGTGCAAGCAGGAGCAGATGCCATCGGTTTTGTCTTTGCTCCAAGTAAACGTCAAGTATCCATTGCACAGGCGCAACAATTGGCTAAGCATGTACCAAAAGGCGTTATGAAAATAGGTGTTTTTGTAAATCCAACGCCTGAGGAATTACAAAAAGCAGTTTTAGGCGTGCCATTGGATTATGTGCAGTATCATGGTGATGAAACGCCTGATTTTATAGCTCAGCAAGGCTATCCTTCGATTAAGGCACTGTCTATCCATGGCGCTGAGGATGTGCAGGCGGCGACCAACTATGATGTTGACTATTATTTATTTGATGCTCCTGGCACGGAATATAAAGGCGGAAGTGGTCATACGTTTGATTGGACATTACTCGAGGCAGCTGGCATCCAACGTGACAAGCTAATACTAGCAGGCGGCTTAAAGGTAGAAAATATTCAGGAGGCATTGTCATTAGTATCACCTTCTATGGTAGATATTTCAAGCGGTGTGGAGACAGAGGGTAGCAAAGATACGAAAAAAATAGAAGCATTTTTACAAGCAGTAAAGAGGGGGAGAGCATTATGA
- a CDS encoding putative polysaccharide biosynthesis protein yields the protein MSSFVRGTLFLMFVIFLSKLFGFFYRMQFMRIAGEEAVGIYMTAYPAFIFFISLIQLGLPIAVAKIVAELLAKNKRESIFGVMRTAIIWSFIGMIVFMPLVALTIPYISTTLLHNEQTTITLWIALFAVPVSVGSGLLRAYLQGVAKITPTAWAQMLEQIVRIGFITFMLPLVAAYNNAAITAASAMGITLLAEVVAFLYLWLHYTVSKKKLLPRKSKVESYPASPMLRVAVPSAGSKLFGSFTWFLEPIIFLKALTMAGLTASAATILYGVISGVLVPLLLFPAFVSTALSIVLIPAVSDAVARQHNALLQERISVSLRLSSLVGCFAATYFFVHGDDLAMKLFHLEENRGYVKILAPIFYFYYIQSPLHSILQAVGEARAAMMNSIYGGLGKLFVMFVLASQPGIQEKGAVVAIGFGVLLTSFLHIATVRQRKNLRAGFRMFVVPYSCFIMVCIAQYFFMQIMPLPLLLSSCVTLFLLFTLLLMTNQLRFTDFHYIRKLAKKV from the coding sequence ATGAGTTCTTTTGTAAGAGGTACACTATTTTTAATGTTTGTGATTTTCTTATCTAAACTCTTTGGCTTCTTTTATAGAATGCAGTTTATGCGTATCGCTGGTGAAGAGGCAGTCGGCATTTATATGACCGCCTATCCTGCATTTATTTTCTTCATCTCACTCATTCAACTTGGACTACCTATCGCTGTAGCAAAAATTGTAGCTGAATTACTAGCAAAAAATAAACGCGAAAGCATTTTTGGCGTAATGCGTACGGCAATCATTTGGTCATTTATTGGTATGATTGTTTTTATGCCACTCGTTGCACTGACAATACCTTATATCTCTACAACGCTGTTACATAATGAACAAACAACGATTACACTTTGGATTGCACTCTTCGCTGTACCTGTTTCGGTTGGTTCAGGTTTACTCCGCGCCTACTTACAGGGTGTAGCTAAAATTACACCAACTGCTTGGGCTCAAATGCTTGAACAAATTGTTCGAATCGGGTTTATTACCTTCATGTTACCACTTGTTGCTGCTTATAATAATGCAGCAATCACTGCAGCTTCTGCAATGGGTATTACGCTTTTAGCAGAAGTAGTTGCTTTCTTGTATTTATGGTTGCACTATACCGTTTCAAAGAAAAAATTATTGCCAAGAAAAAGCAAAGTGGAATCCTATCCTGCTTCACCTATGTTGCGGGTTGCCGTACCCTCAGCAGGTAGTAAGCTATTTGGCTCTTTCACTTGGTTTTTAGAGCCTATTATCTTTTTAAAGGCATTAACAATGGCAGGCTTGACAGCTTCTGCTGCGACTATATTATATGGGGTTATTTCAGGTGTTTTAGTACCCTTGCTATTATTCCCAGCCTTTGTATCCACAGCACTATCCATTGTCCTTATTCCGGCAGTGAGTGATGCAGTCGCTCGGCAACATAACGCTCTTTTACAGGAACGTATTTCTGTTTCCTTGCGCTTATCTTCATTGGTCGGTTGCTTCGCTGCTACGTATTTTTTCGTTCACGGTGATGACTTAGCCATGAAATTATTTCACTTAGAAGAAAATAGAGGCTATGTGAAAATTTTAGCACCAATTTTTTATTTTTATTATATTCAAAGTCCATTACATTCGATTTTACAAGCGGTTGGTGAAGCGCGTGCCGCGATGATGAATTCGATATACGGAGGCCTCGGCAAACTATTCGTTATGTTTGTACTGGCCTCTCAACCTGGGATACAAGAAAAAGGTGCTGTTGTAGCAATTGGCTTTGGTGTTTTGCTAACATCATTCTTGCATATTGCTACGGTAAGACAACGTAAAAATTTACGCGCAGGCTTCCGTATGTTTGTTGTACCTTATAGTTGTTTTATTATGGTTTGTATTGCCCAATATTTCTTCATGCAAATTATGCCACTACCATTGCTTTTAAGTAGCTGTGTTACATTATTTTTATTATTTACGCTATTATTAATGACCAATCAATTACGCTTTACAGATTTCCACTATATACGTAAATTAGCCAAGAAGGTTTAA
- a CDS encoding DUF421 domain-containing protein, with the protein MEEYLTIIFRTCFLYVFILIVFRLMGKREVGELSVIDLVVFVLIAEVAAFALDDYDNPLFNAILPIIILLFIQILSAYLSLKNKKIRDLVDGEPALLVKDGIIQESEMRKQRYNLDDLCQQIRENGIASVTEIAFAYLEPSGNLSVYKKDEKAFIYPLIIDGDIQDRHLKIIHKDEEWLMTELAKNNILDSSTVFFCIWEDERLHIQLKEF; encoded by the coding sequence ATGGAAGAATATTTAACAATAATTTTTAGAACATGCTTTTTATATGTGTTTATACTTATCGTTTTCCGTTTAATGGGTAAACGTGAAGTCGGTGAATTATCTGTTATCGACTTAGTCGTGTTCGTATTAATTGCGGAAGTTGCTGCCTTTGCACTTGATGATTACGATAACCCGTTATTTAATGCTATATTACCGATTATTATTTTGCTCTTTATTCAAATATTGAGTGCTTATTTATCGTTAAAAAATAAAAAAATACGTGATTTAGTTGACGGTGAACCAGCATTGCTCGTAAAGGATGGGATTATCCAAGAAAGCGAAATGAGGAAACAGCGCTATAATTTGGATGATCTATGTCAACAAATACGAGAAAATGGCATCGCTTCTGTTACGGAAATTGCTTTTGCTTACTTAGAGCCTTCTGGCAACCTTTCTGTTTATAAAAAGGATGAGAAGGCATTTATCTATCCACTTATCATTGATGGAGATATTCAAGATAGGCATTTAAAGATTATTCATAAAGATGAAGAATGGTTAATGACTGAGTTAGCTAAAAATAATATTCTGGATAGTAGTACGGTGTTCTTCTGTATATGGGAAGACGAGCGACTTCATATTCAATTAAAGGAATTTTAA
- a CDS encoding post-transcriptional regulator — protein sequence MSMQHAQLFEKIRPAIDSKIAEFKYYNYDAITAEELWRFCVEKKWRKKNVEQLRLYEIIATIFAVSPSDIVSFNQVEFLQSSDWFAEINTDELKSLLGPLKTQEEYVGSVKD from the coding sequence ATGAGTATGCAACATGCACAACTATTTGAAAAAATTCGTCCGGCAATTGATAGTAAGATTGCAGAATTTAAGTATTATAATTATGATGCAATTACAGCAGAGGAATTATGGCGTTTTTGCGTAGAAAAAAAATGGCGAAAAAAAAATGTAGAGCAATTACGTTTATATGAAATTATTGCTACTATTTTTGCAGTATCACCGTCCGATATTGTATCATTCAACCAAGTAGAATTTTTACAAAGTTCTGATTGGTTTGCAGAAATAAACACAGATGAACTAAAATCATTGCTTGGTCCATTAAAAACACAAGAAGAATATGTCGGTTCTGTAAAAGATTAA
- the secDF gene encoding protein translocase subunit SecDF has translation MKLRSRIVAFVLLLVLFAASMSTTVEGVLKDIKLGLDLQGGFEVLYEVNELKEGQKITPEVVTATATALSNRVNAIGVSEPSIQVEDKNRIRVQLAGVEDQESARKMLSTSANLTFRDVDDNLLLDGDDLKADGASASFDQQNRPIVSLTLKDAKKFADITSKIAAKPQGQNLLVVWLDFEEGVDSYKTESQKSKPRYASAATVSQTLNTTDVMISGSFTVDETKNLAGILNAGALPVKLDEIYSTSVGAQFGDQALKSTIFAGIVGVVVIFLFMLFYYRLPGFISIITLAIFTFLVLVVFDWINAVLTLPGIAAIVLGIGMAVDANILAAERIREELRVGYSVKQAFQIGSKQSLSAIVDAQLTTLLAAAVLFYFGTSSVKGFATTLIISILLSFLTAVWGSRVLLGLLVNSGYFNNPAWFGIPKSKQHSLDEKIGTLDLSTKFDRFDFVHNRKKFYTISLAIFVAGIVVLGIFRLNLGIDFSSGTRAQIEADQTLTKEEVSNYVSSIGFPSDDIVLSGEKNKMAVIRYKDDLSQSEILKFKKVVGENYGHEPAVSTVSPTIGKELVKNAIKALALAALGIIIYVAIRFEWRMGIGAIVSLLHDVFLIIAVFSFMRLEVDITFIAAVLTIVGYSINDTIVTFDRMRENLERYDTIQDREVLANIVNKSLRQTMGRSVNTVLTVIIVVVSLLIFGAPSIETFSIALLIGLITGMYSSICIAAQIWYSLKVREMKKSDGQLRKKEKKQWGTDEPTV, from the coding sequence ATGAAATTAAGAAGTCGAATTGTTGCATTCGTGCTACTTTTGGTGCTATTTGCAGCTTCCATGAGTACGACTGTAGAAGGCGTCTTAAAGGACATTAAGCTTGGTCTTGATTTACAAGGCGGGTTTGAGGTACTTTATGAGGTCAATGAATTAAAAGAAGGACAAAAAATCACACCTGAGGTTGTAACCGCAACGGCAACAGCTCTTAGTAACCGTGTCAATGCAATTGGGGTAAGTGAACCAAGCATTCAGGTTGAAGACAAAAACCGTATTCGTGTGCAATTAGCGGGGGTTGAAGACCAAGAATCTGCTCGTAAAATGTTATCTACTTCTGCGAATTTAACATTCCGCGATGTCGATGATAATTTACTTTTAGATGGTGATGATTTAAAGGCTGATGGTGCGTCAGCTTCCTTCGACCAACAAAACCGTCCAATTGTTTCGCTAACATTAAAAGATGCGAAAAAATTTGCGGATATTACGAGTAAAATTGCTGCCAAACCACAAGGCCAAAATTTACTTGTTGTATGGTTAGACTTTGAAGAAGGTGTTGATTCTTATAAAACAGAATCGCAAAAATCGAAACCTCGTTATGCATCTGCAGCAACAGTAAGTCAAACGTTAAATACAACAGATGTCATGATTAGTGGTAGCTTTACAGTTGACGAAACAAAAAATTTAGCGGGTATTTTAAATGCAGGGGCACTTCCTGTGAAACTTGATGAGATTTACTCTACATCAGTTGGCGCACAATTTGGTGACCAAGCATTAAAAAGCACAATATTTGCAGGTATTGTAGGCGTAGTAGTTATTTTCCTATTTATGCTATTCTACTACCGTTTACCAGGCTTTATTTCGATTATTACACTTGCGATATTCACATTCCTAGTTCTTGTTGTGTTCGATTGGATTAATGCCGTGTTAACATTGCCAGGTATTGCAGCGATCGTGCTCGGAATAGGGATGGCAGTAGATGCGAATATCCTAGCAGCAGAACGTATTCGGGAAGAGCTACGTGTTGGTTATTCAGTAAAACAAGCATTCCAGATTGGTTCTAAACAATCGTTATCAGCGATTGTCGATGCGCAACTAACAACATTATTAGCAGCAGCCGTGCTATTCTACTTCGGGACAAGCTCTGTTAAAGGATTTGCAACAACATTAATCATTAGTATTTTACTAAGCTTCCTAACAGCTGTTTGGGGTTCTCGTGTGCTACTAGGGTTACTCGTAAACAGCGGTTACTTCAATAATCCGGCATGGTTTGGTATACCAAAATCTAAACAACATAGCTTGGATGAAAAAATTGGTACATTAGATTTATCAACGAAATTTGATCGTTTTGACTTTGTACACAACCGTAAAAAATTCTATACAATCTCTTTAGCTATTTTTGTTGCAGGGATTGTTGTGCTTGGCATTTTCCGCTTAAATCTTGGGATTGACTTCTCAAGTGGTACGCGAGCGCAAATAGAAGCGGATCAAACCTTAACGAAAGAAGAAGTTTCAAACTATGTGTCTAGCATCGGTTTCCCATCTGATGATATTGTGCTTTCAGGTGAGAAAAATAAAATGGCGGTTATCCGTTATAAAGATGACTTATCACAAAGTGAAATTTTAAAATTCAAGAAGGTAGTGGGCGAGAATTATGGTCATGAGCCTGCAGTAAGTACTGTATCTCCAACTATCGGTAAAGAGCTCGTGAAAAATGCGATTAAAGCATTAGCACTTGCTGCACTTGGAATCATTATTTATGTAGCGATTCGATTTGAATGGCGTATGGGTATTGGCGCGATTGTATCGCTTCTGCATGACGTATTCCTAATTATTGCTGTCTTTAGTTTTATGCGCTTAGAAGTGGACATTACGTTTATTGCAGCCGTACTGACAATTGTTGGTTACTCCATAAACGATACCATTGTTACATTTGACCGCATGCGAGAAAACTTAGAGCGATATGATACAATTCAAGACCGAGAAGTCCTAGCGAACATTGTTAATAAATCGTTACGTCAAACGATGGGACGTTCAGTAAATACGGTATTAACTGTAATTATCGTAGTAGTGTCGCTCCTTATTTTCGGTGCACCGTCAATTGAAACGTTCTCAATTGCGTTATTAATTGGTTTAATTACAGGTATGTATTCTTCAATCTGTATTGCAGCCCAAATCTGGTACTCACTAAAAGTGCGTGAGATGAAAAAATCAGATGGTCAATTACGCAAAAAAGAGAAAAAACAATGGGGAACTGACGAACCTACTGTTTAA
- the trpD gene encoding anthranilate phosphoribosyltransferase, with the protein MEMIQRKVQQRQHLMYEEMIEAAKWMFQQDTPKEEIADFLVSLSAKGETAHEVAALAMIMRSFALEVPAKAGVYMDNCGTGGDGLNTFNISTASAFVLAGAGVKMAKHGNRKVSSSSGSADVLEALGIHTNISIAQTVELLEKEGIAFLYAPNVHPKLKRIGEVRRALGKPTIFNLVGPLTNPVPLSTQFTGINRPNFVMEYASVLQMLGRERAIVVSGPMGLDEASLAGQNTFVLVDKGDLIPFTLTAEDVGLHYAPLEAIRGGNANDNAAIMRKLLAGEQSAYFDTVLLNVGIGLFGHGIAQTVKEGVEIAKDSIFTGRALQKLEAVVAYSEKIKEVEIGQ; encoded by the coding sequence ATGGAAATGATACAAAGAAAGGTTCAGCAGCGACAGCATTTAATGTATGAAGAAATGATAGAAGCTGCAAAATGGATGTTTCAACAAGATACGCCGAAAGAAGAAATAGCTGACTTTTTAGTAAGCTTATCCGCAAAGGGCGAAACCGCACATGAAGTGGCGGCATTGGCCATGATAATGCGTTCATTTGCACTTGAAGTACCAGCTAAAGCAGGTGTCTATATGGATAACTGTGGTACAGGTGGAGATGGTTTAAATACATTCAATATTAGTACGGCTTCAGCCTTTGTATTGGCAGGAGCAGGTGTCAAAATGGCGAAGCACGGTAATCGCAAAGTTTCATCTTCATCGGGTAGTGCTGATGTGTTAGAAGCGCTAGGTATTCATACAAATATTTCTATTGCGCAAACGGTAGAGCTATTAGAAAAAGAAGGGATAGCCTTTTTATATGCTCCCAATGTACATCCAAAATTGAAGCGTATCGGAGAGGTACGTCGTGCCTTAGGAAAGCCAACTATTTTTAATCTTGTCGGTCCACTGACAAATCCAGTCCCATTATCTACACAATTTACTGGCATTAATCGCCCAAACTTTGTAATGGAATATGCCTCTGTTTTACAAATGCTTGGACGAGAGCGAGCGATAGTTGTTTCTGGTCCAATGGGTTTAGATGAAGCTTCACTTGCTGGTCAAAATACATTTGTTTTAGTCGATAAGGGAGATTTAATCCCGTTTACTTTAACAGCAGAAGATGTAGGACTACACTATGCTCCTTTAGAAGCGATACGTGGAGGCAATGCTAACGACAATGCAGCTATAATGCGCAAATTGCTAGCAGGAGAACAAAGTGCTTATTTTGATACGGTATTGTTAAATGTGGGAATTGGTTTATTTGGTCATGGGATAGCGCAAACCGTTAAAGAAGGTGTAGAAATCGCTAAAGATAGTATCTTCACTGGACGCGCATTGCAAAAATTAGAAGCTGTTGTCGCTTATAGTGAGAAAATTAAAGAGGTGGAGATAGGGCAATGA
- the trpB gene encoding tryptophan synthase subunit beta has translation MTNSIANSVPTKEGRYGKFGGQYVPETLMTALIELKASFDEAMADPTFTNELAYYLQEYVGRETPLYYAENLTNELAGAKIYLKREDLNHTGAHKINNAIGQALLAKRMGKKKIVAETGAGQHGVATATACALLNLECVVFMGAEDIKRQQLNVFRMELLGTKVESVETGSKTLKDAVNAALRYWVTNVEDTHYILGSALGPHPFPKIVRDFQRIIGVETRAQVLAKEGRLPDAVVACIGGGSNAIGMFHPFVDDASVALYGVEAAGSGIKTGKHAAAIAGGQLGVLHGAYMYLLQDDNGFVQEAHSISAGLDYPGKGPEHCYLYDIGRAKFDSITDDEALEGLQLLSRTEGILPALESAHAIAYTAKLAKEMNAEDIIVVCLSGRGDKDVHTVRAVLGGDEK, from the coding sequence ATGACAAATTCAATCGCAAATAGCGTACCAACGAAGGAAGGGCGCTACGGGAAATTTGGCGGACAGTATGTTCCTGAAACATTAATGACAGCATTAATAGAATTGAAAGCATCTTTTGATGAGGCAATGGCAGATCCCACATTCACAAATGAGCTAGCTTATTATTTACAGGAATACGTCGGACGTGAGACACCACTATACTATGCTGAAAATTTAACAAATGAGCTGGCGGGAGCCAAAATCTATTTAAAGCGTGAGGATTTAAATCATACAGGTGCTCATAAGATTAATAATGCAATTGGGCAAGCGCTTCTTGCTAAGCGAATGGGTAAAAAGAAAATAGTGGCGGAAACGGGCGCGGGACAACATGGTGTAGCGACAGCGACAGCTTGTGCATTATTAAATCTGGAATGTGTTGTTTTTATGGGTGCAGAAGATATAAAACGACAACAATTAAATGTTTTTCGTATGGAGCTACTTGGCACAAAGGTAGAGTCTGTTGAAACGGGTTCGAAAACGCTGAAAGATGCTGTTAATGCTGCCCTTCGCTACTGGGTGACGAATGTCGAAGATACGCATTATATTTTAGGCTCAGCACTAGGGCCTCATCCTTTCCCAAAAATTGTGCGTGATTTCCAGCGGATTATTGGTGTGGAAACAAGAGCACAAGTCCTTGCAAAAGAAGGTCGTTTGCCAGATGCCGTTGTCGCTTGTATCGGTGGAGGTAGTAACGCAATTGGCATGTTCCATCCATTTGTCGATGATGCATCAGTAGCGTTATATGGTGTAGAAGCTGCTGGAAGTGGCATTAAGACAGGAAAGCACGCTGCTGCCATTGCAGGCGGGCAGTTAGGTGTTCTTCACGGAGCATACATGTATTTGCTGCAAGATGACAATGGCTTTGTACAGGAGGCCCATTCGATTTCAGCAGGTCTTGATTATCCTGGCAAGGGGCCAGAGCATTGCTATTTGTATGATATCGGACGCGCAAAGTTTGATTCTATTACAGACGATGAGGCACTAGAAGGTCTTCAATTATTAAGTCGCACAGAGGGAATTTTACCAGCTCTGGAAAGTGCACATGCTATAGCGTATACAGCAAAACTAGCAAAAGAGATGAATGCTGAAGACATTATTGTTGTTTGTTTATCAGGTCGTGGTGATAAGGATGTACATACTGTTCGTGCAGTACTTGGAGGTGATGAAAAATGA
- the trpC gene encoding indole-3-glycerol phosphate synthase TrpC, whose translation MNILTKIIEQKKIEVANLLTQPDPLANFTVIKRNTLFATLSSADTLQVIAEMKRASPSKGLIAQGADPVKQAKIYATAGAAAISVLTDKAFFQGSFEDLAAVAKAVQTPLLCKDFMIDRVQIRFAKAAGASVILLIVAALDDATLQDLFSFATSLGLEVLVEVHDVEELERALTLGAKLIGVNNRDLRTFEVDLARTQEIAEAFPFEEQRVLISESGIWSNADAKKVAAMGASAVLVGESLMRSGDAGSALRHLQVNKAGASV comes from the coding sequence ATGAATATATTAACTAAAATTATAGAACAGAAAAAAATAGAAGTAGCCAACTTACTTACACAGCCAGATCCACTAGCCAATTTTACTGTCATAAAGCGCAATACACTTTTTGCAACGTTAAGTTCTGCTGATACTTTGCAAGTCATTGCAGAAATGAAACGAGCATCTCCGTCAAAGGGGCTTATTGCACAAGGTGCTGATCCTGTTAAACAGGCAAAAATTTATGCAACAGCAGGGGCAGCGGCGATTTCTGTCTTAACGGACAAAGCATTTTTTCAAGGTTCATTTGAAGATTTGGCGGCGGTTGCGAAGGCTGTGCAAACACCATTACTTTGTAAAGATTTTATGATTGATCGTGTGCAAATTCGATTTGCCAAGGCTGCTGGTGCATCTGTGATTTTACTAATCGTTGCTGCACTTGATGATGCAACGTTACAAGATTTATTTAGCTTTGCAACAAGCTTGGGACTAGAAGTATTAGTAGAAGTTCATGATGTGGAAGAGCTTGAACGGGCACTAACTTTAGGGGCAAAGTTAATTGGTGTCAATAATCGAGATTTACGAACATTTGAAGTAGATTTAGCACGTACGCAAGAAATTGCAGAAGCTTTTCCTTTTGAAGAGCAACGAGTGCTTATTAGTGAAAGTGGCATTTGGAGCAATGCAGATGCTAAAAAGGTAGCGGCTATGGGCGCAAGTGCTGTACTTGTAGGAGAATCCTTAATGCGTAGTGGTGATGCAGGTAGTGCACTTCGACATTTACAAGTAAATAAAGCGGGGGCATCAGTATGA
- a CDS encoding chorismate-binding protein encodes MQTTSSRTKMKKINGDSLTPILIFRRLQGTHKFLLESSAQHEGAGRYSFIGANPRKTYKGIGDEITEYSYKTGKTYTHKGDLFVLLKRLIPRISNTTEFPFSGGAIGYIGSGAINNVAKNQEIIEQPTVHFHVYETIVVFDHLTDEVTLIHTNIDAENKEPNLEELAQQLLTGKEADDTTWSYQALKTLSDTQFHTFVSKLTESLSEEHTRVMLSKHFLATIQGDAFALYRQLRKKNPAPYMYYVTFEDHIVMGTSPESLVLVKGERVIATPTEGTYARGTTNLEDIENERKLYENAEVRKSHAVLVTAMQQELATVCFRDSIRVIDAMRIKRSKQALHMTSYVEGQLLPMLHAIDVLAATIPPFTSTVMPEQLTESHLSKTTQTAGVFGGAIGFIGFNGHLDFALTGKSIVVENETMHMQSTVTVTKYSNVKNVLEQVTAEEQLFLQHLKNEGGAK; translated from the coding sequence ATGCAAACAACCAGTTCAAGAACGAAGATGAAGAAAATAAATGGGGATTCGTTAACGCCAATATTAATTTTTAGACGCTTGCAAGGTACACATAAATTTTTGCTAGAAAGTTCCGCTCAGCATGAAGGTGCAGGACGTTATTCATTCATAGGTGCCAATCCTCGAAAAACATATAAAGGTATAGGCGATGAAATTACGGAATACTCCTATAAAACTGGAAAAACATATACACATAAAGGCGACCTTTTCGTATTGCTAAAGCGCTTGATACCTCGTATTTCGAATACGACTGAATTTCCATTTTCAGGTGGTGCGATAGGTTATATTGGCAGCGGTGCTATAAACAACGTAGCAAAAAATCAAGAAATTATTGAGCAACCAACTGTACATTTTCATGTTTATGAAACAATCGTTGTTTTTGACCACCTAACAGATGAGGTTACATTGATTCATACAAACATCGATGCAGAAAATAAAGAGCCGAATTTAGAGGAATTGGCTCAGCAGTTATTAACTGGTAAGGAAGCAGACGATACTACATGGAGCTATCAAGCACTAAAGACGTTATCGGATACACAATTTCATACATTTGTTAGCAAGTTAACGGAGTCGTTAAGCGAGGAGCATACACGTGTTATGCTTTCTAAACACTTTTTAGCCACTATACAGGGAGATGCCTTTGCATTATATCGTCAATTACGAAAGAAAAACCCTGCACCTTATATGTATTATGTAACATTTGAGGATCATATTGTGATGGGAACATCGCCTGAAAGTTTGGTTCTAGTAAAGGGTGAACGCGTTATTGCGACACCGACAGAAGGCACTTATGCGCGAGGTACAACCAACCTAGAAGATATAGAAAATGAACGCAAGCTGTACGAAAATGCTGAAGTGAGGAAATCACATGCCGTTCTTGTTACGGCGATGCAACAAGAGTTGGCAACAGTATGTTTCCGAGATTCTATACGAGTGATAGATGCGATGAGAATTAAGCGGTCGAAGCAGGCGCTACATATGACCTCCTATGTAGAAGGGCAACTTTTACCGATGTTACATGCAATAGATGTATTAGCTGCTACGATACCACCATTTACATCTACTGTTATGCCAGAACAACTAACCGAGAGCCATTTATCAAAAACAACGCAAACGGCTGGTGTTTTCGGTGGGGCTATCGGATTTATCGGATTTAATGGGCATTTAGATTTTGCATTAACAGGTAAGTCAATTGTTGTTGAAAATGAAACAATGCATATGCAATCCACTGTTACAGTTACAAAATATTCAAATGTGAAAAATGTACTTGAACAAGTAACAGCGGAAGAACAGTTGTTTTTACAACATTTGAAAAATGAAGGTGGGGCAAAATGA